The genomic segment TAGCTTTACAATGTTTTCATCTAGAACTGAAAATAACATATATGTTGAATTACTTGTCTAGTTGAATGTTAAATGGCACATTTCCAAGGCATCTGACAGGTTCTTTTTGTTCCCTCTCTTTGTACATTCAGTGGGATGGGGTCCTTTCCCTCTCGGCTTCTCTGGCAGGAATGATCCCGAACCAGGGAGGTGTAGGAGAACCGATGGAAAGAAGTGGCGGTGCTCGAGAGATGCTGTTCCGGATCAGAAATACTGTGAAAGGCACATCAACAGAGGCCGCCACCGTTCAAGAAAGCCTGTGGAAGGCCAGACTGGCCATACTGTCTCTGGATCCACTACTTCAAAACTGGCATCAACTGCTTCTCCCTCATCAGCATCGGTGATATCCAGATACAGCAACCTTGGTGCTGTGCAGCGGCAGTTTAATTACTTGCAGCCCAAAAATGGTATTTCTTCTGCTGACAATCTTGTTAAGAGGTGCGTTTATCTGATGCAGATCTCGGCGTCCTTTAATCTTTTGGGCTTATTGACTGTTTCATAAGTTGTCTAACCCGAAATGTAATCAACAGATCCCAAGAACTTCAAGACCTGTCCTTGATAGCTCGTGTTAAAGTTCTAAAGTCTAAACACGCATCAGTTTCTGTACAAGAGGAAGGTGTACCATTTGAAGAAACCTCCGAGTCGAAGTTTGGACATGTTACCTCGGATTCCCTCATTAACCCTTCCGTTAAAATCTCGTTAACTAAATCAAGAAACCCTGAATCTTTTTCAGGGTTCCATGAACAAGAAGCAAACGAACAGAACTCCATCCAACATTTCATCGATGATTGGCCAAAGGATAACTCAAATCGCTCCTATGTTTCCTGGCCTGAAGAACTAAACTACGACTGGACCCAGCTTTCCATGTCTATCCCCATGGCTCCTCCGGATTTTTCATCATCCTCCAGTTCTCCAAAACAAGAGAAGTCTACTATGTCATCTCCAGGGCTACCTTGGGAACATAATCCAATCCAAATGAGCTTAGGTACGAGTATCGATCTTGGTGAACCAATTCAGAAGCAGTTTTCTTGGGGAAATTCGATGGGGGGACCTTTAGGCGAGGCCTTGACCAGCACCACTACGAGTATAGGAACACTTAAGAACTTTTCGTTACAACAAACTTTCGATAGTATGCCTAAATTGGGATCTTCTCCCACAGCTTTCGTGAATCAGTCCACCTTTTGACAGCAGTTGTGGAAGCAGTGAACCAAGGTATATCCTCGTTAATCAACATACTGGGCATGTAGGGGTGGTCGGATTCACCTCTAAATCATTTGAGCTGCACAATTGATTGTTATTCATATATTGATCAGCGCGTGACGTGTTTAATTTTTTGatgtgttgggattgatattaATTTAGTTCCATATCTCTATTATGTTCTTAATGTTGAGTAAGGCACGGATTATGGAAACAGAAACACAAAATTTCAAGTAAATCTTTCTGTACATGTTCATGTCGTTGGAGCATCACCAATTTATTTCTTTGTTTAGAATCTGTGCAACATGTTGAACGTGATGGCGTTACATGCTCATATCTAAGAAGGTCGCCGA from the Primulina eburnea isolate SZY01 chromosome 3, ASM2296580v1, whole genome shotgun sequence genome contains:
- the LOC140826438 gene encoding growth-regulating factor 1-like isoform X1, whose protein sequence is MPKHGEVGIPFTAVGRSNDGRKVISFSCSDTPYSGGMSGGGSSNNIAFSIYRDENQSITGGIWGGPFSRLKGPFTPSQWLELEHQALIYKHIVANVPVPSNLLVPLKRTLYPFGSHGSYASTYLGWGPFPLGFSGRNDPEPGRCRRTDGKKWRCSRDAVPDQKYCERHINRGRHRSRKPVEGQTGHTVSGSTTSKLASTASPSSASVISRYSNLGAVQRQFNYLQPKNGISSADNLVKRSQELQDLSLIARVKVLKSKHASVSVQEEGVPFEETSESKFGHVTSDSLINPSVKISLTKSRNPESFSGFHEQEANEQNSIQHFIDDWPKDNSNRSYVSWPEELNYDWTQLSMSIPMAPPDFSSSSSSPKQEKSTMSSPGLPWEHNPIQMSLGTSIDLGEPIQKQFSWGNSMGGPLGEALTSTTTSIGTLKNFSLQQTFDSMPKLGSSPTAFVNQSTF
- the LOC140826438 gene encoding growth-regulating factor 1-like isoform X2, with the translated sequence MPKHGEVGIPFTAVGRSNDGRKVISFSCSDTPYSGGMSGGGSSNNIAFSIYRDENQSITGGGGPFSRLKGPFTPSQWLELEHQALIYKHIVANVPVPSNLLVPLKRTLYPFGSHGSYASTYLGWGPFPLGFSGRNDPEPGRCRRTDGKKWRCSRDAVPDQKYCERHINRGRHRSRKPVEGQTGHTVSGSTTSKLASTASPSSASVISRYSNLGAVQRQFNYLQPKNGISSADNLVKRSQELQDLSLIARVKVLKSKHASVSVQEEGVPFEETSESKFGHVTSDSLINPSVKISLTKSRNPESFSGFHEQEANEQNSIQHFIDDWPKDNSNRSYVSWPEELNYDWTQLSMSIPMAPPDFSSSSSSPKQEKSTMSSPGLPWEHNPIQMSLGTSIDLGEPIQKQFSWGNSMGGPLGEALTSTTTSIGTLKNFSLQQTFDSMPKLGSSPTAFVNQSTF